One Pirellulales bacterium genomic window, CAGATCGAAAGGACCTGCGCGTCGCGCAGCAGCTTGGGAATGCCAGTGTTCTCGATGTAGCCGGCGCCGCCAAAGGCTTCGAGGGTTTCGCTGGCGACCGCCGCCGCTTGCTTGCCGGTGTAGAGCTTGGCCAGCGGGGTGAGCAGGCGCAGTTCGGCGCTCTCTTCGGGCGTGGCCGCGCCGCATTCATCCAGACCCAGCAGCCGCACCACATGAAAGCCGAGGTGGAAACCGGCTTGAAACTCCAGTTCCAAATCGGCCAACGTCTCGGCATGCAGCGGCTGTTCGGCCAGCGGGCGTCCAAAGGCCTCGCGGCGGGCGGCAAAGTCGCGGGCCAGCGCCACGGCGCGGCGCATGCCGGAAACGGCGCACACCGTGTTGTATATCCGTGTGACGTTCACCAGCGCCGTGATCTGCGGCACGCCGCGATTGGCCTGTCCGACCAGCCGAGCGGGCGTGCCGCGCAGACTGAGCTCGGCCGTTGGCAACGCGCGGGTGCCCAGCTTGTCTTTGAGGCGGTGAATCTCGATGGCGTTCAAGCGACCAGCGGCGTCGCGCGTTTCGAGATAGAACAGGCTGAGCCCACGGCTACCGGGGGTGGAACGTCCTGCGTCGTCTTCGATTCGCGCGAGCGTGAAGGCCATTTGCGAGGTAGTGGCGGAGGTGAACCATTTGTCGCCGTAGAGGCGGTAGGCATCGCCCACACGGCGCGCGACGGTTTCGCTTTGGCCGACGTCGGAGCCGCCGGCGCGCTCGGTCATCCATTGGCCGGCGGTCCAGAACTGCTCGGGGTCGCGGCTGGTCAGCCGCTGATAGGCGCCGGCGCGCAGGAATTCGTCGCCGTGGACTTCGATGAGCCGCGCGGCGCCATCGGTCATGGCCAGCGGACAGGTATAGATGGCGGACGACGGATTGAACAAGTAGAGCTTGGCGAATTGATACAGCCGCGACAGCGGTCCTTGGCGGCGCTCGTAGCCAATGGCGACCATGCCTTCTTCGGCGGAAATGCGATCCAGCTCGCGCCAGCCGCGGGCGGTGTCGATGCGATCGATGCGGCGCCCCCAGGGATCGAACGACTCCAACCGCGGTTCTTGCGCCTCGGCGTCGGCGCCCCAGGCGGCGATATCGCCGACGACGCGCTCTCCGAGGCGTGTCAGGTCGGGCTCGACTTCGGCATGGACATCTTCGGGCAGATGCCGCGACAGGTAGTCGCGCAGCAGGCGATCGGCCAGAAATTGATTCGTCAGCCGGGGGGGATCTTGAAAGTAGTTGGACATGGGTGTCGCGCCTGGGATGTTGGATAGGCACGATTCTCGCATTTTGAGCGATTCAAGAAAAGCGCGCCGGCCACAGAGCGGCTAATAGACTGTGCTGGCGCGGAGCAGCACCGTTTCGCCCGGGTTGAGAGACGGCGTGCCGCTCTTGTACTCCAAGTGTCGGGCAAAGACGTAGCCGGCTTCCCAGGAGATATTGTGCCCTTTGACGGTCTTGCGTTCGATGCCGACCAACATCCGCAGGTCTTGATAAGTGGCGACGTCTTGCTCGCCGGTGGCGCGCAGGATGCTGTACGAGTTGCCGCCGAACTCGCCCGCCAGATAGCTCCACCATTGGCGGCGCGAACCGCCGGCAAATTGGTGGGCGATGCGCGGCCGCGGCGCGATGGCCTCGATGCGCCACTTGTCGTTGGGAACCCAGATCAGCCCGGCGATGGGGAGATAGCGGATGTTCTCGCGATCGATATAGGCGATGCCCGCCACGAGTTGCAAGGCCGGGTTGCAAGTGAAGACGACGGCGCCTCGGCCCTGATAGCGCCAAGTGGTGCTGTTGATGAACGCGTAGTCGCCAAAGATGCCGGGGAGGAAGGCAAGG contains:
- a CDS encoding acyl-CoA dehydrogenase family protein — protein: MSNYFQDPPRLTNQFLADRLLRDYLSRHLPEDVHAEVEPDLTRLGERVVGDIAAWGADAEAQEPRLESFDPWGRRIDRIDTARGWRELDRISAEEGMVAIGYERRQGPLSRLYQFAKLYLFNPSSAIYTCPLAMTDGAARLIEVHGDEFLRAGAYQRLTSRDPEQFWTAGQWMTERAGGSDVGQSETVARRVGDAYRLYGDKWFTSATTSQMAFTLARIEDDAGRSTPGSRGLSLFYLETRDAAGRLNAIEIHRLKDKLGTRALPTAELSLRGTPARLVGQANRGVPQITALVNVTRIYNTVCAVSGMRRAVALARDFAARREAFGRPLAEQPLHAETLADLELEFQAGFHLGFHVVRLLGLDECGAATPEESAELRLLTPLAKLYTGKQAAAVASETLEAFGGAGYIENTGIPKLLRDAQVLSIWEGTTNVLSLDALRAIEKDEALPPVLDAIQRRQCDVRLAECAPLADAIDAATAQIRAWLPEALNDSVASLQTGARGFAFALARTYIASLLLDHAQWELETLGSRRGLVVARRWCAKNLAPLVHADASHRAESQALATDGDLAAQPQPVH